In Dioscorea cayenensis subsp. rotundata cultivar TDr96_F1 chromosome 9, TDr96_F1_v2_PseudoChromosome.rev07_lg8_w22 25.fasta, whole genome shotgun sequence, a genomic segment contains:
- the LOC120268659 gene encoding lysosomal Pro-X carboxypeptidase-like has product MSSSVHQLFNFIIIIIITFTTTTTTRVNSMPILFPETLKQNLFRKLKPTKSASLTQPYTTHYFPQVLDHFTFTPNSSKLFPQRYLINSTFWSSSSSPIFVYAGAEDDIKWLASNCGLFDIAPIFNALIVFIEHRFYGDSIPFGDTSIHNLGYFTSTQALADYAVLIRSLKHNLSAEAAPVVIFGASYGGMLAAWFRLKYPHIAMGALASSAPILQFDKIVPWTGFYDVVSQRYKDESMNCFEVIKGCWDELMSTNLSELSKIFRSCE; this is encoded by the exons cttcacaacaacaacaaccacaagAGTGAATTCCATGCCTATATTATTCCCAGAAACCCTAAAACAAAATCTTTTCCGAAAACTTAAACCAACGAAATCAGCTTCTCTAACTCAACCCTACACCACTCACTACTTCCCACAAGTCTTAGACCACTTCACCTTCACTCCAAACTCCTCCAAACTCTTCCCCCAAAGATACCTCATCAACTCCACCTTCTGGTCCTCTTCTTCCTCCCCCATCTTTGTCTACGCCGGTGCTGAAGATGACATCAAATGGTTGGCCTCCAACTGTGGCTTGTTCGATATAGCTCCTATCTTCAACGCTCTCATTGTCTTCATTGAg CATCGCTTTTATGGTGATTCTATACCGTTCGGAGATACTTCCATCCACAATCTTGGTTACTTCACTTCGACACAAGCTTTGGCAGATTACGCTGTGCTCATCAGGAGCTTGAAGCACAATCTTTCGGCTGAGGCTGCTCCGGTTGTCATCTTTGGTGCCTCTTATGGTGGAA TGTTGGCTGCATGGTTTAGATTGAAGTATCCACATATAGCAATGGGAGCATTGGCATCATCAGCTCCAATTTTACAGTTTGATAAAATTGTCCCTTGGACTGGCTTCTATGATGTTGTTTCTCAACGTTACAAG GATGAGAGCATGAACTGTTTTGAGGTGATAAAAGGATGTTGGGATGAATTGATGTCTACCAATTTGTCGGAACTCAGCAAGATTTTCAGAAGTTGCGAGTGA